A genome region from Staphylococcus capitis subsp. capitis includes the following:
- a CDS encoding thiamine pyrophosphate-dependent dehydrogenase E1 component subunit alpha, whose amino-acid sequence MIDYKSAGLTEEDLKMMYKWMDLGRKVDERLWLLNRAGKIPFVVSGQGQEATQIGMAYAMEEGDISSPYYRDLAFVTYMGITPLDTMLSAFGKRDDINSGGKQMPSHFSHKDKGILSQSSPVATQIPHSVGAALALKMDNKQNIATATVGEGSSNQGDFHEGLNFAGVHDLPFVCVIINNKYAISVPDSLQYAAEKLSDRALGYGMYGEQVDGNDPIAVYKAMKEARNRSLNGEGATLIEAVTSRMTPHSSDDDDKYRTQEERDSLKEGDCNIKFKSFLLENEIIDEQWLSDLEQEHKELINKATKAAEEAPYPSIEEAYTHVYDEGGQQND is encoded by the coding sequence ATGATTGATTATAAGTCAGCAGGCCTTACTGAAGAAGACCTCAAGATGATGTATAAATGGATGGACTTAGGAAGAAAGGTAGACGAGAGATTATGGCTTCTTAACCGCGCAGGTAAAATTCCTTTCGTTGTAAGTGGTCAAGGACAGGAAGCCACTCAAATTGGTATGGCATACGCTATGGAAGAAGGGGATATTTCTTCTCCATATTATCGTGATTTAGCATTTGTTACATATATGGGAATAACACCCTTAGACACGATGTTATCTGCTTTCGGTAAAAGAGATGATATCAATTCCGGCGGTAAACAGATGCCATCTCACTTTAGTCATAAAGATAAAGGCATCTTATCTCAGAGTTCTCCAGTAGCAACTCAGATTCCGCATTCAGTAGGCGCTGCCCTTGCATTAAAAATGGATAATAAACAAAATATTGCTACCGCAACTGTTGGGGAAGGAAGTTCAAATCAAGGCGACTTCCATGAAGGTCTTAACTTTGCAGGTGTGCACGATTTACCTTTTGTCTGCGTGATTATTAATAATAAATATGCTATATCAGTACCAGATTCATTACAATATGCTGCTGAAAAACTCTCTGATCGTGCTTTAGGTTATGGTATGTATGGTGAACAAGTAGATGGAAATGATCCTATTGCTGTTTATAAAGCTATGAAAGAAGCACGAAATCGTTCTTTAAATGGAGAAGGCGCTACTTTAATAGAAGCTGTTACTTCTCGAATGACACCACATTCTTCAGATGACGATGATAAATATCGTACTCAAGAAGAACGTGATAGTCTTAAAGAAGGAGACTGTAATATTAAATTTAAATCCTTCTTACTTGAAAATGAGATTATAGATGAACAATGGCTTTCTGATTTAGAACAAGAACACAAAGAATTAATTAATAAAGCGACGAAGGCCGCTGAAGAGGCTCCATATCCTTCAATCGAAGAAGCATATACACACGTTTATGATGAAGGGGGCCAACAAAATGACTAA
- the brxB gene encoding bacilliredoxin BrxB, which translates to MDLNFDLYMNGVVEQARNEIEEAGYEQLTTADEVDSVLKQDGTSLVMVNSVCGCAGGIARPAASHALHYDKLPDRLVTVFAGQDKEATQQARDYFEGYAPSSPSFALIKDGKITEMIERHQIEGHDVMDVINQLQGLFEKYSEER; encoded by the coding sequence ATGGATTTAAATTTCGATTTATATATGAACGGGGTTGTTGAACAAGCACGTAATGAAATTGAAGAAGCAGGTTATGAACAATTAACAACTGCTGATGAAGTAGATAGTGTTTTAAAACAAGATGGCACTTCTTTAGTTATGGTCAATTCAGTTTGTGGTTGTGCTGGTGGTATTGCACGTCCAGCAGCCTCTCACGCATTACACTATGATAAATTACCAGATCGACTAGTCACAGTTTTTGCAGGACAAGATAAAGAAGCAACTCAACAAGCAAGAGATTATTTTGAAGGATATGCACCTTCAAGTCCTTCTTTTGCATTAATTAAAGACGGTAAAATTACTGAAATGATAGAACGTCATCAAATTGAAGGTCATGATGTTATGGATGTAATCAACCAATTACAAGGCTTATTCGAAAAATATAGTGAAGAAAGATAA
- a CDS encoding aromatic acid exporter family protein → MLKLNPYKIGFRTLKTAVGMTLGVIICKLLGLDNYASSAILVVLCIKHTKMHSLQAIVSRLVSCLLILFLGSAIFSLLGQHALVLGLIVLLFIPLTVVLNAQEGVITSCVILLHVFNAKEINGHLMINEILLLTVGLGIAFIMNLMMPSLDKNLKRYKNDIEHQITDIFTIFSHACTMRKDQLDIKFDALLLNIKKAKSLAFRDVKNHFVRNENSYYHYFDMRKEQVELLKRMTHLIESISTDDPILEKISQLMSEIGSNVNSNDYTALRLHSLYEIRLSLDQLPLPTTHQALNSRANVIQILNELEEYLNIKSQFGSLKLHSEI, encoded by the coding sequence ATGTTAAAGTTAAATCCTTATAAGATTGGATTTAGAACTCTCAAAACTGCAGTAGGAATGACGCTAGGAGTCATAATTTGTAAGTTACTAGGTTTAGATAATTATGCTTCTAGTGCGATTTTAGTCGTATTATGTATCAAGCATACTAAAATGCATTCTTTACAAGCTATTGTTTCACGCTTAGTCTCATGTTTATTAATTTTGTTTTTAGGCTCAGCTATTTTTAGTTTATTAGGTCAACATGCATTAGTTTTAGGTTTAATTGTCCTTTTATTTATTCCTTTAACAGTTGTTCTCAATGCTCAAGAAGGCGTAATAACGAGTTGCGTCATTTTATTACATGTTTTTAATGCTAAAGAAATCAATGGGCACTTGATGATCAATGAAATACTACTTTTAACAGTAGGTTTAGGTATTGCCTTTATTATGAATCTCATGATGCCAAGTTTAGACAAAAATTTAAAACGTTATAAAAATGATATTGAACATCAAATTACAGATATTTTCACTATTTTTAGTCATGCTTGTACAATGCGCAAAGATCAACTAGATATTAAATTCGACGCACTACTATTAAACATCAAGAAAGCAAAGTCCTTGGCTTTTAGGGATGTTAAAAATCATTTTGTCAGAAATGAAAACTCCTACTATCACTACTTTGATATGAGAAAAGAACAAGTAGAGTTATTAAAAAGAATGACGCATCTTATAGAAAGTATCTCTACTGATGACCCTATCCTTGAAAAAATATCTCAATTAATGTCAGAAATAGGCAGCAACGTTAATAGTAACGATTATACAGCATTGCGACTTCACTCTCTTTATGAGATTCGACTATCCTTAGATCAATTACCGTTACCAACTACACATCAAGCATTAAATTCACGAGCAAATGTTATACAGATATTAAATGAATTAGAAGAATACTTAAATATCAAATCACAATTTGGTTCGTTAAAATTGCATAGTGAAATATAA
- a CDS encoding alpha-glucosidase — translation MHRKWWKEAVAYQVYPRSFNDSNNDGIGDLPGIIEKLDYLKDLGIDVIWLSPMYQSPNDDNGYDISDYRAIMDEFGTMEDFDRLLKEVHHKGMRLILDLVVNHTSDEHPWFIESKSSKDNPKRKWYIWKNPKEDGSEPNNWESIFNGSAWEYDELTNQYYFHLFSKKQPDLNWGNPEVRNAVFEMMNWWFDKGIDGFRVDAITHIKKTFEAGDLPLPEGKSYAPAFDVDMNQPGIQPWLQEMKDKSLSQYDIMTVGEANGVNPDNAKEWVGEEEGKFNMIFQFEHLGLWSTGDSKFDVKSYKTILNRWQKSLEDVGWNALFIENHDQPRRVSTWGDDKQYWYESATSHAVTYFLQQGTPFIYQGQEIGMTNYPFDSIETFNDVAVKNEYNIVKAQGGDVNALLNKYKMENRDNSRTPMQWDQSTNGGFANGTPWFPVNPNYKTINVEQQNHDPQSILQFYKDLIQLKKSDEVYTYGQFNLVDEDNPNLFAYTRTLNNKKVLVVGNLTDQVSKLNVPYLIENEQQVMLHNYSSHVIDFDKIQPYEAFAIKV, via the coding sequence ATGCACAGAAAATGGTGGAAAGAAGCAGTAGCTTACCAAGTGTATCCTAGGAGTTTCAATGATAGTAACAATGATGGTATCGGTGATTTGCCTGGTATTATCGAAAAATTAGATTACCTTAAAGATTTAGGTATCGACGTGATCTGGTTAAGCCCGATGTATCAATCTCCTAATGATGATAATGGTTATGATATTAGCGACTATAGAGCTATCATGGACGAATTTGGCACCATGGAAGATTTTGATCGTTTACTTAAAGAAGTCCATCATAAAGGTATGAGACTAATCTTAGATTTAGTTGTAAATCATACATCAGATGAACATCCGTGGTTTATAGAGTCTAAATCAAGTAAGGATAACCCTAAAAGAAAGTGGTACATTTGGAAGAATCCTAAAGAGGATGGTTCTGAGCCTAACAATTGGGAGAGTATCTTCAATGGATCAGCTTGGGAATATGATGAATTAACAAACCAATACTATTTCCACTTATTTAGTAAAAAACAACCCGACTTGAATTGGGGTAATCCAGAAGTACGCAATGCTGTATTTGAAATGATGAACTGGTGGTTTGATAAAGGTATTGATGGCTTTAGAGTTGATGCAATCACTCATATCAAAAAGACATTTGAAGCTGGAGATTTACCTTTGCCAGAGGGAAAATCATATGCGCCAGCCTTTGATGTTGATATGAATCAACCTGGTATCCAACCATGGCTTCAAGAAATGAAGGACAAATCACTAAGTCAATACGATATTATGACAGTAGGGGAAGCTAATGGTGTAAACCCTGATAACGCTAAAGAATGGGTTGGCGAAGAAGAAGGCAAATTTAATATGATTTTTCAATTCGAACACTTAGGTTTATGGAGTACAGGAGATTCAAAATTTGATGTAAAATCTTACAAAACTATTTTAAATCGTTGGCAAAAAAGCTTGGAAGATGTTGGTTGGAATGCATTATTTATCGAAAACCATGACCAACCACGTCGTGTATCAACATGGGGAGATGACAAACAGTATTGGTACGAATCTGCTACAAGTCATGCTGTAACATACTTTTTACAACAAGGCACACCATTTATATATCAAGGGCAAGAGATAGGTATGACTAATTATCCATTTGATAGTATAGAAACCTTCAATGACGTTGCAGTAAAAAACGAATACAACATCGTTAAAGCTCAGGGTGGCGATGTTAATGCGCTTTTAAATAAATATAAAATGGAAAATCGTGATAATTCAAGAACACCTATGCAATGGGATCAATCAACTAACGGAGGTTTTGCCAATGGCACACCGTGGTTCCCGGTCAATCCTAACTATAAAACAATCAATGTTGAACAACAAAACCATGATCCTCAATCAATACTACAATTCTATAAAGATTTAATTCAATTAAAAAAATCTGATGAAGTATACACATATGGACAGTTTAATTTAGTGGATGAAGACAATCCTAATCTCTTTGCATACACTCGTACACTGAATAACAAGAAGGTACTTGTAGTAGGAAACCTTACTGATCAAGTTTCAAAACTCAATGTCCCTTATCTCATTGAAAATGAACAGCAAGTCATGCTTCACAACTATAGTAGCCATGTTATAGACTTTGACAAAATACAGCCTTATGAAGCGTTTGCCATTAAAGTCTAA
- a CDS encoding dihydrolipoamide acetyltransferase family protein gives MEIKMPKLGESVHEGIIEQWLVAVGDEVGEYEPLCEVITDKVTAEVPSTVSGKVTELIVNEGETVSVDAVICKIDTGEKRDDIDSETEANHSYEKQSSSYKNDLSQSKINENTNDSSLQPKNNGRFSPVVFKLASENNIDLTQVVGTGFSGRVTKKDIEKVINNPEMIENTTSNSTSNQSQNNQSSQKTLQSQSQSESDVTYNQGSTIPVKGVRKAIAQNMVTSVTEIPHGWMMIEADATNLVKTRNHHKNTFKQNEGYNLTFFAFFLKAVADALKAHPLLNSTWQGDEIIIHKDINISIAVADKDKLYVPVIKHADEKSIKGIAREINDLATKARNGQLTQADMEGGTFTVNNTGSFGSVSSMGIINHPQAAILQVESVVKKPVVIDDMIAIRSMVNLCISIDHRILDGLQTGQFMNHIKKRIEQYSIENTNIY, from the coding sequence TTGGAAATTAAAATGCCTAAATTAGGTGAAAGTGTTCATGAAGGTATAATAGAACAATGGTTAGTTGCTGTAGGCGATGAAGTAGGAGAATATGAACCTTTATGTGAAGTAATTACAGATAAAGTTACCGCTGAAGTACCTTCTACAGTTTCAGGTAAAGTTACCGAACTTATAGTTAATGAAGGAGAAACAGTAAGCGTTGATGCAGTAATTTGTAAAATCGATACAGGGGAAAAAAGAGATGATATAGATAGTGAGACAGAAGCAAATCATTCTTATGAAAAACAATCTTCTAGTTATAAAAATGATTTGTCTCAATCTAAAATAAATGAAAATACTAATGATTCATCTTTACAACCTAAAAATAATGGTCGTTTTTCACCTGTTGTCTTCAAATTAGCTTCTGAAAACAACATCGATTTAACTCAAGTAGTGGGTACAGGTTTCAGTGGACGTGTCACTAAAAAAGATATTGAAAAAGTAATTAATAATCCTGAAATGATTGAAAATACAACTAGCAATTCCACTAGTAATCAGAGTCAAAACAACCAATCATCTCAAAAAACTTTACAATCTCAAAGTCAATCTGAGTCCGATGTAACATACAATCAAGGAAGTACAATTCCTGTTAAAGGGGTTCGTAAAGCAATTGCTCAAAATATGGTGACAAGTGTTACTGAAATTCCTCATGGTTGGATGATGATAGAAGCTGATGCAACGAATTTAGTTAAAACAAGAAATCATCACAAAAACACATTTAAACAAAACGAAGGTTATAATCTGACATTCTTTGCATTCTTTTTAAAAGCTGTAGCTGATGCCTTAAAAGCACATCCTTTACTAAATAGCACATGGCAAGGTGATGAAATAATTATTCATAAAGATATTAATATTTCAATTGCTGTAGCCGATAAAGATAAATTATATGTGCCGGTCATTAAACATGCTGATGAAAAATCTATTAAGGGTATTGCTAGAGAAATCAATGACTTAGCTACAAAAGCTCGCAATGGCCAACTCACTCAAGCAGATATGGAGGGTGGCACATTTACAGTAAATAATACTGGTTCATTTGGCTCAGTGTCTTCAATGGGAATTATTAACCATCCTCAAGCCGCAATATTACAAGTGGAATCTGTGGTTAAAAAGCCTGTTGTTATAGATGATATGATTGCAATTAGAAGTATGGTTAATTTATGTATTTCGATCGATCATCGTATCCTTGATGGACTACAAACAGGTCAATTTATGAATCATATTAAAAAACGTATTGAACAATATTCTATTGAGAATACAAATATCTATTAA
- a CDS encoding alpha-ketoacid dehydrogenase subunit beta, whose protein sequence is MTKLSYLEAIRQAHDLALEKNKNTFILGEDVGKKGGVFGVTQGLQEKYGKERVIDTPLAESNIIGTAIGAAMMGKRPIAEIQFADFILPATNQIISEAAKMRYRSNNDWGCPITIRAPFGGGVHGGLYHSQSIESIFASTPGLKIVIPSSPYDAKGLLLSSIESNDPVLFFEHKKAYRFLKEEVPEDYYTVPLGKADVKREGDDITVFTYGLMVNYCLQAADILAEDGINVEVVDLRTVYPLDKETIIDRAKQTGKVLLVTEDNLEGSVMSEASAIIAEHCLFELDAPIMRLAAPDVPSMPFSPVLENEIMMSPEKIQEKMRELAEF, encoded by the coding sequence ATGACTAAATTATCCTATTTAGAAGCAATTCGCCAAGCTCATGATTTAGCACTTGAAAAAAATAAAAATACTTTCATCTTAGGTGAAGATGTAGGTAAAAAGGGTGGCGTATTTGGCGTTACACAAGGCTTACAAGAAAAATATGGAAAAGAACGTGTAATTGATACCCCACTTGCAGAGTCAAATATTATAGGAACTGCAATAGGCGCAGCAATGATGGGTAAACGTCCTATCGCAGAAATTCAATTCGCGGATTTCATTCTACCAGCGACTAATCAAATAATAAGTGAAGCTGCTAAGATGAGATATCGTTCTAACAATGATTGGGGCTGTCCTATAACTATTAGAGCACCTTTTGGTGGAGGTGTTCATGGTGGTTTGTATCACTCACAAAGTATTGAAAGCATTTTCGCTTCAACCCCAGGATTAAAAATAGTAATTCCTTCTTCACCTTATGATGCAAAAGGATTATTATTATCATCAATTGAATCTAATGATCCAGTTTTATTCTTTGAACACAAAAAAGCGTATCGATTTTTAAAAGAAGAAGTTCCAGAAGATTACTATACAGTACCTTTAGGCAAAGCAGATGTAAAAAGAGAAGGCGATGATATCACTGTTTTCACTTATGGTTTAATGGTTAATTATTGTTTACAAGCAGCTGATATTTTAGCTGAAGACGGTATTAATGTTGAAGTTGTAGACTTAAGAACGGTATATCCATTAGATAAAGAAACTATTATTGATCGTGCTAAACAAACCGGCAAGGTTTTACTCGTTACAGAAGATAATTTAGAAGGTAGCGTTATGTCAGAGGCTTCGGCAATTATAGCAGAACATTGCTTATTTGAACTAGATGCACCGATTATGCGTTTAGCTGCACCCGACGTTCCATCTATGCCATTTTCACCTGTCTTAGAAAATGAAATAATGATGAGTCCTGAAAAGATACAAGAAAAAATGCGCGAATTAGCGGAATTCTAA
- the gndA gene encoding NADP-dependent phosphogluconate dehydrogenase, whose protein sequence is MTQQIGVVGLAVMGKNLAWNIESRGYSVSVYNRSRQKTDEMIEESQDKQIHPTYSLEEFVNSLEKPRKILLMVKAGPATDATIDGLLPLLDDDDILIDGGNTNYQDTIRRNKALAESGVNFIGMGVSGGEVGALTGPSLMPGGQEDAYNKVSDILDAIAAKAKDGASCVTYIGPNGAGHYVKMVHNGIEYADMQLIAESYAMMKDLLGMSHEELSNTFKEWNAGELESYLIEITGDIFTKLDDDKEALVEKILDTAGQKGTGKWTSINALELGIPLTIITESVFARFISSIKQERVNASKTLNGPKASFEGNKEEFLEKIRKALYMSKICSYAQGFAQMRKASEDHEWNLKLGELAMIWREGCIIRAQFLQKIKDAYDNNSELQNLLLDPYFKNIVTEYQDALRDVVATGVQNGVPTPGFSASINYYDSYRSEDLPANLIQAQRDYFGAHTYERKDREGVFHTQWVEE, encoded by the coding sequence ATGACACAACAAATAGGAGTAGTAGGTTTAGCTGTAATGGGTAAAAACCTTGCTTGGAACATTGAATCTCGAGGATATAGTGTTTCAGTATATAACCGCTCAAGACAAAAAACAGATGAAATGATTGAAGAATCACAAGATAAACAAATTCACCCAACTTACTCTTTAGAAGAATTTGTTAATTCACTTGAAAAGCCCCGTAAAATTTTACTAATGGTCAAAGCTGGACCTGCTACTGATGCAACAATTGATGGCTTATTACCTTTACTAGATGATGATGATATATTAATCGACGGAGGCAACACAAACTATCAAGACACAATCCGTCGTAATAAAGCACTTGCTGAAAGTGGCGTTAATTTCATCGGAATGGGAGTGTCTGGTGGAGAAGTAGGTGCATTAACTGGACCTTCATTAATGCCAGGTGGCCAAGAAGACGCATATAATAAAGTAAGTGATATTCTTGATGCTATCGCTGCAAAAGCTAAAGATGGTGCATCATGTGTGACTTATATAGGGCCAAATGGCGCAGGACATTACGTCAAAATGGTTCATAATGGAATTGAATATGCTGACATGCAACTTATCGCAGAGAGCTACGCGATGATGAAAGACTTATTAGGAATGTCTCATGAAGAACTTTCTAATACCTTTAAAGAATGGAATGCTGGTGAATTAGAAAGTTATCTAATCGAAATCACTGGTGATATTTTCACAAAATTAGACGATGATAAGGAAGCACTAGTTGAAAAAATTCTTGATACTGCAGGGCAAAAAGGTACTGGTAAGTGGACTTCAATCAATGCACTTGAATTAGGTATACCGTTGACAATTATTACAGAATCAGTATTTGCGCGTTTTATTTCATCAATTAAACAAGAACGTGTTAATGCTTCTAAAACATTGAATGGTCCTAAAGCTTCTTTTGAAGGTAATAAAGAAGAATTCTTAGAAAAGATTCGCAAAGCATTATATATGAGTAAAATTTGTTCATATGCACAAGGTTTTGCTCAAATGCGTAAAGCAAGTGAAGATCATGAATGGAATTTAAAACTGGGCGAATTAGCTATGATATGGAGAGAGGGTTGTATCATTCGCGCTCAATTCTTACAAAAAATTAAAGACGCTTATGATAATAACTCAGAATTACAAAACTTATTACTAGATCCTTACTTCAAAAATATTGTAACTGAATATCAAGATGCACTACGTGATGTTGTTGCAACAGGTGTTCAAAATGGTGTTCCTACACCTGGTTTCTCAGCAAGTATTAACTACTACGATAGTTATCGTTCAGAAGACTTACCTGCAAATTTAATTCAAGCTCAACGTGACTACTTCGGTGCACATACTTATGAACGTAAAGATCGTGAAGGTGTATTCCACACACAATGGGTTGAAGAATAA
- the lpdA gene encoding dihydrolipoyl dehydrogenase, producing the protein MSEKQYDLVVLGGGTAGYVAAIRASQLGKKVAIVEKSLLGGTCLHKGCIPTKSLLKSAEIHHTIKNASTFGIDVSNFKVNFENILKRKNDIVNQMHTGVNQLMQHHHIDIYNGTGRILGTSIFSPQSGTISVEYEDGESDLIPNQFVLIATGSTPKSLPFIEFDHERILSSDDILSIESLPEHLAIIGGGVIGLEFASLMNDLGTSVTVIEANDRILPTESTQIASSLKKELSHRGVTFYENIQLDENSIKKDDDSVTIYFENNAIKVDKVLISVGRTPNTQDIGLNNTKIKTNKAGHIITNEYQQTEDKHIYAAGDCIGKLQLAHVGSKEGLVAVEHMFDGRPIPVNYDLVPKCVYTYPEIASIGKNIEEAKAQNIKARVYKVSFKAIGKAMIDDIGEQNGFCEVIINKENDEIIGLNMIGPHVTELINEVSLLQFMNGSSLELGLTTHAHPSLSEVLMELGLKVEGRAIHV; encoded by the coding sequence ATGTCAGAAAAACAATATGATTTAGTCGTCCTTGGCGGAGGAACTGCTGGTTATGTAGCTGCTATCAGAGCTTCGCAATTAGGTAAGAAAGTAGCAATAGTTGAAAAATCTTTATTAGGTGGCACATGTTTACATAAAGGGTGTATACCTACTAAATCTTTATTAAAATCTGCTGAAATACATCATACTATTAAAAATGCTAGTACTTTTGGTATCGATGTAAGTAATTTTAAAGTTAATTTTGAAAATATTTTAAAACGTAAAAATGATATTGTGAACCAAATGCATACAGGTGTAAACCAGTTAATGCAACACCATCACATAGATATATATAATGGCACTGGTAGAATATTAGGAACATCTATATTTTCACCTCAAAGTGGTACGATTTCAGTGGAATACGAAGATGGCGAGTCTGATTTAATACCAAATCAATTTGTATTAATTGCTACTGGCTCTACACCGAAATCATTACCATTTATTGAATTTGATCATGAACGTATTTTATCAAGTGACGATATCCTTTCAATTGAGTCTTTACCAGAACATTTGGCGATTATAGGTGGTGGTGTCATCGGATTAGAATTTGCTTCACTAATGAATGACCTAGGAACTTCAGTTACTGTTATCGAAGCAAATGACCGTATTTTACCAACTGAAAGTACTCAAATCGCTTCATCATTAAAAAAAGAATTATCTCATAGAGGCGTAACTTTTTACGAGAATATCCAATTAGATGAAAATAGTATTAAAAAAGATGATGATAGTGTTACAATTTATTTTGAAAATAATGCAATTAAAGTAGATAAAGTTTTAATATCTGTTGGTAGAACACCTAATACACAAGATATTGGTCTTAATAATACCAAAATCAAAACAAATAAAGCAGGACATATTATCACTAATGAATATCAACAAACTGAAGATAAGCATATTTATGCTGCAGGAGATTGCATAGGTAAACTTCAGCTTGCTCATGTAGGTTCAAAAGAAGGTTTAGTTGCAGTTGAACACATGTTTGATGGGCGTCCTATACCCGTTAATTATGACCTGGTACCAAAATGTGTTTACACATATCCAGAAATCGCTTCAATTGGTAAAAATATTGAAGAAGCCAAAGCTCAAAACATTAAAGCGCGTGTTTATAAAGTATCTTTTAAAGCAATTGGGAAAGCGATGATTGATGATATTGGTGAGCAAAATGGTTTTTGCGAAGTGATTATTAATAAAGAAAATGATGAAATCATTGGTCTTAACATGATTGGACCTCATGTGACTGAACTGATTAATGAAGTTTCATTATTGCAATTTATGAATGGCTCATCTTTAGAACTTGGATTAACTACCCATGCTCATCCATCTTTATCTGAAGTTTTGATGGAATTAGGATTAAAAGTTGAAGGTAGAGCGATTCACGTATAG
- a CDS encoding M20/M25/M40 family metallo-hydrolase, whose amino-acid sequence MINKERILNTFLELVKINSETGYEQTIQPILKEKFENLGLIVKEDNASEQEGLGANNLICTLPSNLSNKQIPKLYFTSHMDTVVPGVNIRPQVKDDGYIYSDGTTILGADDKAGLAAILETIEQINEHNLPHGQIQFVITVGEESGLLGAKALDTQLLDADFGYAVDASKEVGTTVVGAPTQMKIYTTIKGKTAHASTPTKGISAINIAAKAISRMNLGQIDDLTTANIGKFHGGSATNIVADEVVLEAEARSHNDQSIEVQVQHMKDTFESTAEEFGGEAHVEIETSYPGFKVEDREDVTKYAIASAVALGLKGDTCIAGGGSDGNIMNRYGIPSVILGVGYENIHTTSERIATKDLCMLSSQILKIIELVSE is encoded by the coding sequence ATGATTAACAAAGAACGTATATTGAATACTTTTCTAGAATTAGTAAAAATTAATTCAGAAACAGGTTATGAACAAACTATTCAACCTATACTTAAAGAAAAATTTGAAAATCTAGGGCTAATCGTCAAGGAGGATAACGCTTCAGAACAAGAAGGATTAGGCGCTAACAACTTAATATGTACTTTACCTAGTAATTTATCAAACAAACAGATACCAAAGCTTTATTTCACTAGTCATATGGATACAGTAGTACCTGGTGTAAATATACGACCTCAAGTGAAAGACGATGGTTACATTTACTCTGATGGTACAACTATTCTAGGCGCAGATGATAAAGCAGGCTTAGCTGCTATACTCGAAACAATCGAACAGATAAATGAGCATAATTTACCTCATGGACAAATTCAATTTGTCATTACAGTTGGTGAAGAATCAGGTTTATTGGGAGCTAAGGCATTAGATACGCAATTACTAGATGCAGACTTTGGCTATGCCGTTGATGCAAGTAAAGAGGTAGGTACAACTGTTGTCGGTGCCCCTACACAAATGAAGATTTATACTACCATTAAAGGTAAAACGGCTCACGCGAGTACCCCAACTAAAGGTATTAGTGCTATTAATATCGCTGCTAAAGCGATTAGTAGAATGAATTTAGGCCAAATCGATGATTTAACAACTGCAAATATTGGTAAATTCCATGGTGGCTCTGCAACGAATATTGTTGCTGATGAAGTTGTCCTTGAAGCTGAAGCACGATCTCACAATGACCAAAGTATTGAAGTACAAGTTCAACATATGAAAGATACCTTTGAGAGCACTGCCGAAGAATTTGGCGGTGAAGCTCATGTAGAAATAGAAACAAGTTATCCAGGATTTAAGGTGGAAGATCGTGAAGACGTGACAAAATACGCAATAGCAAGTGCAGTTGCTTTAGGACTTAAAGGTGATACTTGTATTGCTGGCGGCGGTTCTGATGGAAATATAATGAATAGATATGGAATTCCTTCAGTTATTTTAGGAGTAGGTTATGAAAACATCCACACAACATCTGAACGTATCGCTACTAAAGATTTATGTATGTTATCAAGTCAAATTTTAAAAATTATAGAACTTGTTAGCGAATAA